The following proteins are encoded in a genomic region of Candidatus Neomarinimicrobiota bacterium:
- a CDS encoding histidine triad nucleotide-binding protein, translated as MSDTIFAKIINKEIPADIIFEDQHCVAFRDANPQAPVHFLVVPRKPIAKHQDLSPADESLVGHLHGVITRLVVQEGIADGYRIVVNSGATAGQSVYHLHFHVLGGRTMRWPPG; from the coding sequence ATGAGCGACACAATTTTTGCCAAGATCATCAACAAAGAAATCCCCGCCGACATCATATTCGAGGACCAGCACTGTGTTGCGTTCAGGGATGCCAATCCCCAGGCGCCGGTTCATTTTCTGGTGGTGCCGCGCAAGCCGATCGCCAAGCATCAGGACCTGTCGCCCGCTGACGAGTCGCTGGTGGGTCACCTGCATGGCGTCATAACCCGTCTCGTAGTGCAGGAGGGCATCGCCGATGGCTACCGCATCGTGGTCAACTCCGGGGCTACCGCGGGTCAGTCTGTCTACCATCTGCATTTCCATGTGCTGGGGGGCCGCACCATGCGATGGCCACCTGGCTAG
- a CDS encoding BamA/TamA family outer membrane protein has translation MTSFRACVGLLLLSAGTAGGSQAYWQQGVHYTMQVRLDTDAHQVAGSSHIVYTNNSPDSLRVIYLHLYPNAFKVGSVRHNEARQVYGTAGITADNPSGINITSLALTTSGSPVATAFKVDDTILEVALPSPLAPGSQTTVVMTWVHTLRKHTGRAGWRGTHYDLAQWYPKVAVYDESGWHIEPFHRIGEFYGNFGTFDVTVDVPYAYIVAATGVVTGGDPGWSQVAVDTSLSFDTWIGRHLMERDSLLAGKDDQRRVVTFHAEQVHDFAWLASPEFVYEGGDWGGTTVHVLYDRGVGRAWTKKVLRRSKLALEWLTLKVGPYAYPQITVAHGLLKGGMEYPMLAMNGHASAGVIIHEIAHVWFYGILGNNELEAAWLDEGFAEFQERWHLTDRYGPVGLPVEDRAEEAWQRNHLQTPILARDQWLAAAFQTGGHNEPVATAAYRSESENAYRVNAYRKASLMLESLKYLVGEADFELGMQNYYRQWALKHPTEFRFRREMELATGRELDWFFDQWLHTSGYLDYALTKWRQRPSSNGGYEVDVTLKRKGNWEAPVVVEVVTRSGQHVRETWTEFRHQTTGTLTLHSPEKVRHVILDPDDMLMDVDRRNNYSGMLPTVVAFKPRLAGYHPRNRYTLSYLPVLRYNTIDQLTPVIRLERRYGFGSLASTMRLDVGYGLGSGHWDWYFRHAAPVFKHDTRTAYQLEAFRRDGLTGGGVTLERNWSRVYNVKPIYTMRFNLATVNAHNTNYAPSLFDKGRVTSATTTLAVRRQTMDWHYDYAFTAAAGAPTVGDFDFSRATFELHAARALSGWQIKFRFLAGSSWSSGDIPNQERFTIAAAGSMDTYNRTYLSAEGALAGLGSDIQGRYHLPGDANLRGYYDAGYFGVHSLLTSTLEVSRSLQFKGLGEFGGRLFLDAGQLWGHRFSSAPSDRGFDGDLLADAGLGLDWTRQFLGQSLYFRVDFPFVRLADASGEVADGTSQLDVDFSRWVFSFQRGL, from the coding sequence ATGACATCTTTCCGGGCATGTGTAGGCCTGCTGCTGCTTTCAGCAGGTACGGCTGGCGGCTCCCAAGCATATTGGCAACAGGGTGTGCACTACACCATGCAGGTGCGCCTGGATACGGACGCCCACCAGGTAGCCGGGAGTTCGCACATCGTCTATACCAATAATTCTCCCGACAGCCTCAGGGTCATTTATCTGCACCTGTACCCCAATGCCTTCAAGGTTGGATCGGTAAGGCACAACGAGGCCCGGCAAGTCTATGGCACGGCCGGCATAACGGCCGACAACCCCAGCGGCATTAACATCACCAGCCTTGCGCTTACCACCTCCGGTAGCCCTGTCGCCACCGCGTTCAAGGTGGACGACACCATCCTGGAAGTGGCATTGCCGAGCCCCCTTGCGCCTGGCTCACAGACTACGGTGGTAATGACCTGGGTGCATACTTTGAGAAAACATACGGGTCGCGCCGGCTGGCGGGGTACCCATTACGATCTGGCGCAGTGGTACCCCAAGGTGGCGGTCTACGATGAAAGCGGCTGGCACATAGAACCATTCCACCGGATCGGCGAGTTCTACGGAAATTTTGGCACCTTCGATGTAACCGTTGATGTGCCCTACGCGTACATAGTGGCGGCCACTGGCGTCGTCACGGGCGGCGATCCCGGTTGGTCGCAGGTCGCGGTGGATACCAGCCTGTCGTTTGACACCTGGATAGGTCGTCACCTCATGGAGCGGGACTCCCTTTTGGCCGGCAAAGATGATCAGCGGCGGGTGGTGACCTTTCACGCCGAGCAGGTCCACGATTTCGCCTGGCTGGCGTCCCCCGAATTTGTCTACGAAGGGGGCGACTGGGGCGGAACAACTGTGCACGTGCTCTATGACCGGGGCGTCGGCAGGGCCTGGACCAAGAAGGTGCTCCGGCGCAGCAAACTGGCCCTGGAGTGGCTGACGTTGAAAGTCGGGCCCTATGCCTATCCGCAGATCACGGTTGCCCACGGTCTCCTGAAAGGAGGAATGGAGTATCCCATGCTGGCCATGAACGGTCACGCCTCTGCCGGGGTAATCATTCACGAGATCGCCCACGTGTGGTTCTATGGTATTCTAGGCAACAACGAACTGGAAGCTGCCTGGCTGGACGAAGGGTTCGCCGAGTTTCAGGAACGTTGGCATCTTACTGATCGTTACGGCCCTGTGGGCCTGCCCGTCGAGGATCGGGCGGAGGAAGCCTGGCAACGGAATCACCTTCAGACACCCATTCTGGCTCGAGACCAGTGGCTGGCGGCGGCGTTCCAAACGGGTGGGCATAACGAACCCGTTGCTACCGCTGCATACCGCTCAGAAAGCGAAAATGCGTATAGAGTCAATGCCTATCGGAAAGCGTCCCTGATGCTGGAAAGCCTCAAATACCTGGTGGGGGAGGCAGATTTTGAGCTGGGGATGCAAAACTATTATCGCCAATGGGCCCTGAAACATCCGACGGAGTTCCGGTTCCGCCGCGAAATGGAGCTGGCCACCGGACGGGAGCTGGACTGGTTCTTTGACCAATGGTTGCACACCTCCGGTTATCTGGACTACGCGCTCACGAAGTGGCGGCAGCGGCCGTCCAGCAACGGAGGCTATGAGGTAGACGTGACGCTGAAGCGCAAGGGGAACTGGGAGGCACCGGTGGTGGTGGAGGTGGTCACGCGGTCAGGACAACATGTGCGGGAGACCTGGACGGAGTTCCGGCATCAGACCACCGGCACGCTTACCCTGCACTCACCTGAGAAGGTCCGCCACGTTATTCTCGACCCCGATGACATGCTCATGGACGTCGACCGCCGCAATAACTACAGCGGGATGTTGCCCACCGTGGTGGCCTTCAAACCACGATTGGCAGGCTACCATCCGAGAAACCGCTACACCCTGTCCTATCTGCCGGTGCTGCGCTACAACACTATCGACCAGCTCACACCAGTGATCAGGCTGGAGCGCCGCTACGGTTTCGGCAGCCTGGCGTCAACCATGCGGCTGGACGTGGGGTATGGGCTGGGATCGGGGCACTGGGACTGGTACTTCCGCCACGCAGCGCCGGTATTCAAACATGACACACGGACGGCCTATCAACTGGAGGCGTTTCGACGGGATGGCCTGACTGGCGGCGGCGTCACGTTGGAGCGCAACTGGAGCCGGGTCTACAACGTGAAGCCCATTTACACGATGCGCTTCAATCTTGCCACAGTGAATGCTCATAACACCAATTACGCACCTAGTCTTTTCGATAAGGGTCGGGTTACATCGGCCACCACCACCCTGGCCGTCCGCCGACAGACCATGGACTGGCATTACGACTACGCCTTTACCGCAGCGGCTGGTGCCCCAACCGTGGGAGACTTCGACTTCAGCCGGGCCACGTTCGAGCTGCATGCTGCTCGTGCCCTGTCGGGCTGGCAGATCAAGTTCAGATTTCTCGCCGGCAGCAGCTGGTCCAGTGGCGACATCCCAAACCAGGAGCGGTTCACCATCGCCGCCGCCGGGAGTATGGACACCTACAACCGCACCTATCTCAGCGCTGAAGGGGCACTGGCCGGCCTAGGTAGCGACATTCAGGGGCGCTACCACCTGCCTGGCGATGCCAATCTGCGGGGTTATTACGATGCGGGCTATTTTGGGGTTCACAGTCTGCTTACGTCCACACTGGAAGTGAGCCGCTCGCTGCAGTTCAAGGGCCTGGGTGAGTTTGGCGGCCGCCTGTTTCTGGACGCTGGTCAGTTATGGGGGCACCGGTTCAGCAGTGCGCCGAGCGATCGCGGATTCGATGGCGACCTGCTGGCGGATGCCGGACTCGGCCTTGACTGGACCCGGCAGTTCCTGGGGCAATCCCTATACTTCCGCGTGGACTTCCCGTTCGTGAGGCTAGCTGATGCGTCCGGCGAGGTGGCAGATGGGACTTCCCAGCTGGACGTGGACTTCAGCCGCTGGGTGTTCAGCTTCCAGCGCGGACTCTAA
- a CDS encoding thiamine diphosphokinase gives MPIVPPVVILADGAFPTHAYPLSALDQAMTIICCDGAADQLLRRSITPHVVIGDLDSLSPQAKNAFGDRLVPLPSQQFSDLEKALRWAADEGASQVTILGATGQRDDHSLGNLLMLFVDLGLEVGLLTDTGAFSVVRGSRSFASFPGQVVSLFPESALVQLTTTGLAFALQHEPLPALHRGTSNHSTGAEFSVMSTNGAAVVYQEYAQEH, from the coding sequence ATGCCCATCGTCCCGCCGGTGGTGATTCTGGCCGACGGCGCTTTTCCCACCCATGCCTACCCGCTTAGTGCTCTTGACCAAGCCATGACCATCATCTGCTGTGATGGGGCCGCTGACCAACTCTTGCGGCGCTCGATTACGCCCCACGTTGTGATCGGCGATTTGGACTCCCTCAGCCCCCAGGCGAAAAATGCCTTCGGCGACCGGCTGGTGCCCTTACCCTCGCAGCAATTCAGCGATCTGGAAAAAGCCCTGCGTTGGGCCGCCGATGAAGGCGCCAGCCAGGTGACCATTCTTGGCGCCACGGGCCAGCGGGACGACCACAGTCTGGGCAATCTGCTCATGCTGTTTGTCGACCTGGGCCTGGAGGTGGGTCTGCTCACCGACACGGGCGCATTCAGTGTGGTTCGCGGTAGCCGATCATTTGCGAGCTTCCCGGGTCAGGTGGTGTCACTGTTCCCCGAGTCGGCGCTGGTGCAGCTGACCACCACCGGACTGGCGTTCGCACTCCAGCACGAGCCGTTGCCCGCGCTGCATCGGGGGACCTCCAATCACAGCACCGGAGCCGAATTTTCGGTGATGAGCACGAATGGGGCGGCGGTAGTCTACCAGGAATACGCCCAGGAGCACTGA
- a CDS encoding sodium:solute symporter family protein, with protein sequence MTSPWAPIQLAPLDVGIIGLYLAGLLYLGLRHRASPEVRLRRYLLGGRRLTLVPFVATLVTTWYGGILGVGEFTYAYGLVNLLIFGVPYYLFAVLYALFMARCVHRESALTIPERFGVHYGPRSARLGAVLVFALTTPAPYLLMLGVMLSQLLGIPLWLAILLGTVFSTVYLWRGGFQSVVRTDVLQFALMFTGFAVLVGVLIAHQPLEAMWAQLPAGHQHWRGAGMLSWQTILVWFLIGSWTFVDPGIYQRCVAADTGRTAARGILISVGFWFAFDLLTTAAGLYAVVLLPELAADAGGPVAAYPLLAAAVLPPGLLGIFMVALLAVIMSTIDSFTFIGATTLGRDFVPRTGNGLADERQRIRWGIIASAVLGFTLAVSIPSVVSLWYTLGMVLVPGLLLPVLVTFHPRLVLSDGATLTISLAGVLTAGAWLLTPTLGAAWAGDTYPLGLQPMLPGLLVTLALVLVMGRRVSR encoded by the coding sequence ATGACCTCGCCCTGGGCGCCCATTCAACTAGCTCCCCTTGATGTGGGGATTATCGGCCTGTATTTGGCTGGGCTGCTGTACCTGGGACTGCGCCACCGCGCGTCACCGGAGGTTCGCCTGCGGCGCTACCTGCTGGGCGGACGACGCCTCACGCTGGTGCCCTTCGTGGCTACGCTGGTGACCACTTGGTACGGCGGCATATTGGGTGTGGGGGAGTTCACCTACGCTTACGGTCTGGTGAATCTGCTCATCTTCGGTGTGCCTTACTATCTGTTTGCCGTGCTCTACGCCCTCTTCATGGCACGCTGCGTCCACAGGGAATCGGCTCTCACCATCCCGGAACGCTTCGGTGTCCATTACGGCCCGCGCTCGGCCCGGCTGGGTGCAGTCCTCGTCTTTGCCCTCACCACCCCCGCGCCTTACCTGTTGATGCTGGGGGTTATGCTCAGCCAGCTGCTGGGGATTCCGCTCTGGCTGGCCATTCTGCTGGGGACGGTGTTTAGCACGGTTTACCTCTGGCGGGGCGGCTTTCAGTCGGTGGTGCGAACCGATGTACTCCAGTTTGCCCTCATGTTCACCGGCTTTGCGGTGCTGGTGGGTGTGCTGATAGCACATCAGCCACTCGAAGCGATGTGGGCGCAGCTCCCGGCGGGCCACCAGCACTGGCGCGGAGCGGGCATGCTCAGCTGGCAGACGATCCTCGTCTGGTTTCTCATCGGCAGCTGGACATTTGTGGACCCCGGTATTTACCAGCGCTGCGTGGCCGCTGACACTGGCCGCACGGCAGCCAGGGGCATCCTCATCAGCGTTGGTTTCTGGTTCGCCTTTGATCTGCTCACCACCGCTGCGGGGCTCTATGCCGTTGTTCTGCTCCCTGAGCTGGCCGCCGATGCAGGCGGACCGGTGGCTGCCTACCCGCTCTTGGCCGCCGCCGTACTACCCCCAGGGCTGTTGGGAATATTCATGGTTGCCTTGCTGGCGGTTATCATGAGCACCATCGATTCATTCACTTTCATCGGCGCCACCACCCTGGGACGCGACTTTGTCCCCCGCACCGGCAACGGTCTGGCAGACGAGCGTCAGAGGATTCGCTGGGGTATTATAGCCAGCGCTGTATTGGGCTTTACCTTGGCCGTGAGCATCCCCTCAGTCGTCTCGCTGTGGTACACGCTTGGCATGGTGTTGGTGCCAGGCCTGCTGCTACCGGTGCTGGTCACGTTTCACCCCCGCCTCGTTTTGTCCGACGGGGCCACGTTGACCATCAGCCTGGCTGGTGTGCTCACCGCAGGCGCCTGGTTGCTGACCCCGACCCTAGGGGCAGCGTGGGCTGGGGACACATATCCCCTGGGTCTGCAGCCCATGCTTCCCGGGCTGCTGGTGACCCTGGCCCTGGTGCTGGTTATGGGGCGGAGAGTGAGTCGTTAG
- the hemW gene encoding radical SAM family heme chaperone HemW, whose protein sequence is MSAPRPDLPRQGDNNPVANPVPSAGIYIHIPFCKVKCPYCDFYSLADRDEAMDRLVNCLVNEIRSVRGSGLDLRFDTLFIGGGTPSLLSPAHLEQILTALQTAIGLDNVEEFTLEANPGEAPEDKLRDFRSLGVNRLSMGFQSFDTALLQFLGRLHGPQACIDTFEAARRAGFENINADLMFNIPGQSLSRWQADLKTLANLEPEHISAYSLTVETGTPLHDWVAAGEVTMPPEDTDVSMFSWVRDYLPRQGYKAYEVSNYARGDRTCRHNLHYWRIEPYLGLGPSAHGFDGSRRTWNIRSLDGYMEAVEAGRSSVAGGEQLSERQLHNERLAFGLRLSEGLSVTEDLGYSEPRDFVTRFQAQLERYEGQLVLSGDRLALTARGLMLADAIAADLMLAAGPVPELGFERIRVRAGS, encoded by the coding sequence TTGTCTGCACCACGCCCTGACCTACCCCGGCAGGGGGACAACAACCCAGTTGCGAATCCTGTGCCCAGCGCCGGTATCTACATCCACATACCCTTTTGCAAGGTGAAATGCCCCTACTGCGATTTTTACTCCCTCGCCGATCGGGATGAGGCCATGGATCGCCTGGTCAATTGTCTCGTAAATGAAATTCGGAGCGTGCGTGGTTCGGGGCTGGACTTGCGCTTTGACACCCTGTTCATTGGCGGAGGTACTCCCAGTTTGCTGTCGCCTGCGCATTTGGAACAGATATTGACCGCCCTTCAAACTGCTATCGGGCTGGACAACGTTGAGGAGTTCACACTGGAGGCGAACCCCGGCGAGGCACCTGAGGATAAGCTCCGCGATTTCAGAAGTCTGGGCGTGAACCGCCTGTCCATGGGCTTTCAGTCGTTTGACACCGCTCTGTTGCAGTTTTTGGGGCGACTCCACGGTCCCCAGGCCTGCATCGACACCTTCGAAGCCGCGCGTCGGGCTGGTTTTGAGAACATCAATGCCGACCTCATGTTTAACATCCCCGGCCAATCGCTGAGCCGTTGGCAGGCAGATCTAAAAACCCTGGCAAACTTGGAACCGGAGCACATTTCCGCCTATTCGCTCACCGTTGAGACCGGCACCCCCTTACATGATTGGGTAGCGGCGGGTGAGGTCACCATGCCTCCCGAGGACACGGACGTGAGCATGTTCAGTTGGGTGCGTGATTATCTCCCGCGGCAGGGCTACAAGGCCTATGAAGTCAGCAATTACGCCCGGGGCGATCGGACCTGCCGCCATAATCTGCACTACTGGCGCATCGAACCCTACCTGGGCCTGGGTCCGTCGGCCCACGGCTTCGACGGCAGCCGCCGCACCTGGAACATCCGTAGCCTGGATGGCTATATGGAGGCGGTTGAGGCGGGGCGGTCTTCCGTGGCCGGAGGTGAGCAGCTCAGTGAGCGGCAGCTGCACAACGAGCGGCTGGCCTTTGGGCTGCGGTTGTCAGAGGGGTTATCGGTGACAGAGGATCTCGGCTACAGCGAGCCACGAGATTTTGTCACCCGCTTTCAGGCCCAGCTGGAGCGTTATGAGGGCCAGCTGGTGCTCTCCGGTGACCGGCTGGCGTTGACTGCTCGCGGCCTGATGCTGGCTGATGCAATTGCGGCCGATCTCATGTTAGCGGCTGGCCCGGTGCCTGAGCTCGGTTTTGAGAGGATTAGAGTCCGCGCTGGAAGCTGA
- a CDS encoding aminotransferase class V-fold PLP-dependent enzyme, with protein MSSNTHLRQQFLLDPDVIYLNHGSFGACPRPVFEVYQAWQRQLERQPTEFLWRRLEEHLAPSRVALGELLHTDPQNLVFVPNATTGVNIVARSLDLSPGDEVLTTNHEYGAIDRTWRFLAGKCGLRYRNLELHDPVTTHEAFVDEFWGGVTADTRVISLSHITSPTALIFPVAEVCRRAREADIVTIIDGAHAPGQIDLDLEAIGADFYTGNCHKWLCAPKGAAFLYARPELQDMLEPLVVSWGYESEHPSGSTFQDYLGWVGTRDISAYLSIAAAIQFQSEHNWTGVRAECHQLVLQARARLLELIGEPALLTSEPGPWLAQMVSARLPKRVDADHFWKRLREDYRIEAPVRNWNGQPLLRVSVQGYNTADDIDQLLSALKHLL; from the coding sequence ATGTCCAGCAACACCCACCTCCGCCAGCAGTTTCTCCTTGATCCCGATGTGATTTATCTCAACCACGGCTCCTTCGGGGCCTGCCCGCGACCGGTTTTCGAGGTCTATCAGGCCTGGCAGCGCCAACTGGAGCGCCAGCCAACAGAGTTTCTTTGGCGCCGGCTAGAGGAACATCTGGCTCCTTCAAGGGTGGCCCTGGGCGAGCTGCTCCACACTGATCCCCAGAATTTGGTATTTGTACCCAACGCCACCACCGGGGTCAATATTGTGGCGCGCAGCCTCGATCTCTCGCCCGGTGACGAAGTGCTGACGACGAACCATGAGTATGGCGCCATTGATCGCACCTGGCGCTTTCTGGCGGGTAAATGCGGCCTGCGCTACCGTAATCTGGAGCTGCACGATCCCGTCACGACTCACGAGGCGTTTGTGGATGAGTTTTGGGGCGGGGTGACGGCCGATACCAGGGTCATCAGCTTGTCCCATATTACGTCACCCACGGCGCTGATCTTTCCGGTGGCGGAAGTCTGCCGCCGCGCCCGAGAGGCGGACATCGTCACCATCATCGATGGAGCCCATGCGCCGGGACAAATCGACCTGGATCTGGAGGCCATTGGGGCCGACTTCTATACCGGCAACTGCCACAAGTGGCTTTGTGCCCCCAAAGGGGCGGCCTTCCTGTATGCCCGCCCGGAACTTCAGGATATGCTTGAGCCGCTGGTGGTGAGTTGGGGTTACGAGAGCGAGCACCCCTCCGGCTCGACCTTTCAGGACTACCTGGGCTGGGTGGGGACGCGTGACATTTCGGCCTATCTCTCCATTGCAGCAGCGATCCAATTTCAAAGCGAACACAACTGGACTGGGGTTCGCGCCGAGTGCCATCAGCTGGTGCTCCAGGCCCGTGCACGGCTGTTGGAGCTGATCGGGGAGCCAGCCCTCCTGACCAGCGAACCCGGACCCTGGCTGGCTCAGATGGTCTCCGCGCGCCTGCCGAAGCGGGTGGACGCGGACCATTTCTGGAAGCGCCTCAGGGAAGATTATCGGATCGAAGCACCGGTGCGGAATTGGAACGGTCAGCCACTGCTGCGCGTTTCCGTACAGGGGTATAATACGGCAGATGATATTGATCAGTTGCTAAGCGCTCTAAAGCACTTATTGTGA
- a CDS encoding M61 family metallopeptidase: MDQIVQTDHRFADDMLVMGDPVPRRGRSRGPLFYLLVGLCLQVHLSGRITYTLSFEDRAEHYVSVELEVDGLRQKQFLDLKMATWIPGSYLIRELARNVVGVTARSGFRELPVVKVDKNTWRVTTKGQRRIFVRYKLYAFEPTHRTSYVDNDMAMLNGASLFMYPVGMQDRESVVVINKPRSWKKVNTALPGVGSSSPVYRAANFDMLVDSPIILGNHTVLEFNLSGVPHRYAISGRGNYDAEQLVTDSKKIFSEIHALFGSIPYQDYTVFLNLRDVHGKRNGLEHLNSTHLVASRWTFSPEEEYRKYLELLSHEVFHAYNVKRIRPAALGPFDYDRENYTTLLWVAEGLTSYYDRLFLRRANLLSVDDYLDLIAADILDIESTPGRLEQSLQAASFDTWIEYYRQDENTPNTAISYYTKGSLVGLALDLAIRSSTEGERTLDDVFRALWQDFQNTGAGYTHEIFRAWCDSIAGRPLDDVFQYVTTTSEIDWAPILEPFGLMLIRGYSSPADSAKAFYGLETNMTGGRLEISRVDHASPAARAGLSVHDELIAIDGYRLLGKSADQILNSMTTGREVEVIVNRNGQIKRLTVRPEAQPYDQLSIVKLAPPTDEQERLYTGWLQAPWE, from the coding sequence GTGGATCAAATTGTCCAAACGGACCATCGATTCGCCGATGACATGTTGGTGATGGGCGATCCTGTCCCTCGCCGGGGTCGCTCCAGGGGACCCTTGTTCTACCTGCTGGTGGGTTTATGCCTGCAGGTGCACCTGTCAGGACGGATCACGTATACGCTGAGCTTTGAAGATCGCGCTGAGCACTATGTTTCGGTCGAACTGGAAGTGGATGGTCTGCGGCAGAAGCAGTTCCTCGACTTGAAAATGGCCACCTGGATTCCCGGCAGCTATCTGATCCGGGAACTGGCCCGCAATGTTGTGGGCGTCACCGCCCGTAGTGGCTTCCGGGAGTTGCCGGTGGTCAAGGTGGATAAGAACACCTGGCGCGTTACCACTAAAGGCCAGCGCCGAATTTTCGTGCGTTACAAGCTCTACGCCTTTGAGCCAACCCATCGCACCAGCTATGTAGACAACGACATGGCAATGCTCAATGGCGCGAGTCTTTTCATGTACCCGGTGGGCATGCAGGATAGGGAAAGCGTCGTGGTGATCAATAAGCCGCGTAGCTGGAAAAAGGTCAATACGGCGCTGCCAGGGGTGGGGAGTAGCAGCCCGGTCTATCGGGCAGCCAATTTCGACATGCTGGTCGATTCGCCCATCATTCTGGGTAACCACACGGTGCTCGAATTCAACCTATCGGGTGTGCCACACCGTTATGCCATATCCGGGCGAGGAAATTACGACGCCGAACAGCTGGTTACCGATTCCAAGAAAATCTTCAGCGAGATCCACGCCCTTTTTGGCTCCATACCGTACCAGGATTATACGGTGTTCCTCAATCTGCGGGACGTGCACGGGAAACGGAATGGGCTGGAGCATCTCAACAGCACCCACTTGGTCGCCTCAAGGTGGACCTTCAGCCCGGAAGAGGAGTATCGCAAATACCTGGAACTCCTGTCACACGAGGTCTTCCACGCCTACAACGTCAAGCGTATCCGACCCGCAGCCCTGGGGCCGTTCGACTATGATCGCGAGAATTACACCACCCTGCTCTGGGTTGCTGAGGGGCTGACCTCGTACTATGACCGCTTGTTTCTACGCCGGGCAAACCTGCTCAGTGTCGACGACTATCTGGACCTGATTGCCGCAGACATCCTGGACATCGAATCCACGCCTGGGCGCCTCGAACAGTCCCTACAGGCCGCTTCCTTCGATACATGGATCGAATACTACCGCCAGGACGAAAACACCCCCAACACGGCAATTTCCTATTATACAAAGGGCAGTCTGGTGGGGCTGGCGTTGGATCTGGCCATCAGGTCCAGCACTGAGGGAGAGCGTACGCTGGATGATGTCTTCCGGGCGCTCTGGCAAGATTTCCAAAACACGGGCGCGGGCTACACGCATGAAATTTTCCGCGCCTGGTGCGATTCCATTGCTGGACGTCCCCTTGATGATGTCTTCCAGTATGTCACAACCACCTCGGAAATAGATTGGGCGCCCATTCTTGAGCCGTTTGGCCTGATGCTGATTCGTGGCTACAGCAGCCCGGCCGACTCCGCCAAGGCCTTCTATGGGCTTGAGACCAATATGACGGGTGGCCGGCTGGAAATTAGCCGCGTTGATCATGCCTCACCTGCAGCCCGGGCCGGGCTTAGCGTTCATGATGAATTGATTGCTATCGATGGTTATCGTCTCCTGGGCAAATCAGCTGACCAGATATTGAACTCCATGACGACAGGGCGCGAAGTCGAGGTCATCGTTAATCGTAATGGCCAGATCAAGCGGCTGACCGTGCGCCCGGAGGCGCAGCCATATGATCAGCTTTCTATCGTAAAGCTGGCCCCGCCCACCGATGAACAGGAGCGACTGTATACCGGCTGGCTCCAGGCCCCCTGGGAGTAA
- a CDS encoding biotin transporter BioY, with the protein MTYATYAATLRPQARPLGLAFDLTLVLGGALLVALGAQFAFPSPFGPVPITAQTLAVLLVGALLGSVRGGLSMLVYLGQGLVGFPVFAAGGAGVAYFLGPTGGYLLGFVAGATLVGWLAEQGWDRHIATTLMAMLLGNAAIFAFGLAWLGTITGTEQVLAVGLYPFLPGLVVKSVAAALLLPLGWRVLRLDS; encoded by the coding sequence ATGACCTACGCGACCTACGCCGCGACCCTGCGTCCTCAGGCCCGGCCCTTGGGTCTGGCCTTTGACTTGACCCTCGTGCTGGGCGGCGCCCTGCTGGTCGCCCTCGGCGCCCAGTTCGCATTTCCCTCGCCGTTCGGTCCCGTGCCCATCACGGCCCAGACCTTGGCCGTACTCCTGGTGGGGGCGCTGCTGGGCAGCGTGCGCGGGGGACTGAGCATGCTGGTTTACCTGGGTCAGGGGTTAGTGGGTTTCCCCGTTTTCGCAGCCGGCGGCGCAGGGGTGGCCTATTTTCTGGGTCCCACCGGGGGCTACCTGCTGGGATTCGTGGCTGGTGCGACCCTCGTTGGCTGGCTTGCCGAGCAGGGCTGGGACCGGCATATCGCCACCACCCTCATGGCCATGCTGTTGGGTAATGCCGCCATCTTCGCTTTTGGCCTGGCCTGGCTGGGAACGATAACCGGGACGGAGCAGGTGCTCGCCGTTGGGCTGTACCCCTTTCTTCCCGGTCTCGTTGTCAAGAGTGTGGCAGCGGCGTTGTTGTTGCCCTTGGGCTGGCGGGTTTTGCGGCTGGATTCATAG